A window of Tautonia plasticadhaerens contains these coding sequences:
- a CDS encoding AAA family ATPase, whose product MAMSWLQHWELRFDPFRPGAAPFVAIPGHEEAVRRLVHLVSNGEPRGEIRGEDGIGKSMTLDEAVRRLRRPDRRILSVRRPADGGSVLRGLASALGHRLDHGPGRPELIARLLDSARLARSQNIGLLVAVDDDGLLDLEEDLRLLERVEAIGRQSGCRFTMLVTGRSTPDRVASWPLVIRLDRLTHRESSAYLAEKLRAAGAGRWPFSDRALLRLHALSGGVPAAIDRLSGLALRAGAIDEVPEIPEQLIEGIARECEGPRHAALGRT is encoded by the coding sequence ATGGCCATGAGCTGGTTGCAGCACTGGGAACTCCGGTTCGATCCCTTCCGGCCGGGTGCGGCCCCGTTCGTCGCCATCCCGGGCCACGAGGAGGCCGTCCGACGGCTGGTCCACCTCGTCTCGAACGGCGAACCCCGGGGAGAGATCCGGGGAGAGGATGGGATCGGCAAGTCGATGACGCTCGATGAGGCCGTCCGGCGGCTCCGACGACCCGACCGGCGGATCCTCTCGGTCCGACGGCCGGCGGACGGGGGGAGCGTCCTCCGGGGACTCGCCTCCGCGCTGGGGCATCGACTCGACCATGGCCCGGGTCGCCCGGAACTCATCGCCCGACTGCTCGACTCGGCCAGGCTCGCACGATCCCAGAACATCGGCCTGCTGGTCGCCGTCGACGACGACGGGCTCCTCGACCTCGAGGAGGACCTCCGGCTGCTCGAGCGGGTCGAGGCAATCGGCCGGCAGTCCGGGTGCCGCTTCACCATGCTCGTCACCGGCCGGTCCACCCCCGATCGCGTCGCCTCGTGGCCCCTGGTCATCCGTCTCGATCGCCTGACTCATCGCGAAAGCTCGGCCTATCTCGCCGAGAAGTTGCGGGCCGCCGGGGCCGGGCGATGGCCGTTCTCCGACCGCGCCCTGCTCCGGCTCCACGCGCTTTCGGGGGGCGTCCCCGCCGCGATCGACCGGCTCTCGGGGCTGGCGCTCCGGGCCGGGGCGATCGACGAGGTCCCGGAGATCCCCGAACAGCTCATCGAAGGGATCGCCCGGGAGTGTGAGGGCCCCCGGCACGCGGCCCTCGGCCGAACCTAG
- the lepB gene encoding signal peptidase I has protein sequence MDQIEASDTFEAPRAASSLPPPGVERRATSRGPEPDEGALRTTSRPLIESVPILFIGMLLVRTFAAEAYIVPTGSMAPTLLGIHRDVSCPDCGFQFALGVDEDGQAGQPLCPNCGADLEQAPAVERTGDRLLVQKNFFHWRSPKRWEVVVFLNPAEPDQAYVKRVVGLPGESVELKHGDVFIDGMIARKDLKELRGMRLLVHDSSFRPPESAWFPRWRFRSDDGGPSCWSEDRGVLHHEAAPDRTVGDDRAVDWIEYRHVDPDRADYGPIRDFIAYNGARLGSGSRVDDLAIDARLEFTGRVEALALRFRVGPGALRLTIPLDGQEPPRAEFGGREYRTQEGAARLAREWAARPGERRLEASFVDHRLIVAFDGDLAFEPLDLEPPETTPAPGPLEASPLAFGLRGGDARIDRLKVFRDIYYTDGLSHAPGRPFGVGAPYPLGQEEYFVLGDNSPVSNDSRFWPTSPVVPGSMMLGKPFLVHLPSRGVPLRVFGDEPYWVPDLREIRYIR, from the coding sequence ATGGACCAGATCGAGGCATCCGACACGTTCGAAGCCCCCCGGGCCGCGTCGTCCCTGCCGCCCCCGGGAGTCGAGCGGAGGGCGACGTCCCGGGGCCCGGAACCCGACGAGGGGGCGCTGCGAACGACCTCCCGGCCGCTCATCGAGTCGGTGCCGATCCTCTTCATCGGGATGCTCCTGGTCCGGACCTTCGCCGCCGAGGCGTACATCGTCCCCACCGGCTCCATGGCCCCGACCCTGCTCGGGATCCACCGGGACGTCTCCTGCCCCGACTGCGGGTTCCAGTTCGCGCTCGGGGTCGACGAGGACGGGCAGGCCGGTCAACCCCTGTGCCCCAACTGCGGCGCCGACCTGGAGCAGGCCCCGGCCGTCGAGCGCACGGGGGACCGCCTGCTGGTCCAGAAGAACTTCTTCCACTGGCGATCCCCGAAGCGATGGGAGGTCGTCGTCTTCCTCAACCCGGCCGAGCCCGATCAGGCCTACGTGAAGCGGGTGGTGGGGCTGCCGGGAGAGTCGGTCGAGCTGAAGCACGGGGACGTGTTCATCGACGGGATGATCGCCCGCAAGGACCTCAAGGAACTCCGGGGGATGCGGCTGCTCGTCCATGACAGCTCCTTCCGGCCTCCCGAGTCCGCCTGGTTCCCCCGCTGGCGATTCCGGAGTGACGACGGCGGGCCCTCCTGCTGGTCCGAGGATCGCGGGGTCCTGCATCATGAGGCGGCCCCCGATCGGACCGTCGGGGACGACCGGGCCGTCGACTGGATCGAATACCGCCACGTCGACCCCGATCGGGCAGACTATGGCCCGATCCGCGACTTCATCGCGTACAACGGCGCCCGACTCGGCTCCGGGAGCCGGGTCGACGACCTGGCGATCGACGCCCGACTCGAATTCACGGGGCGGGTCGAGGCGCTCGCGCTCCGCTTCCGGGTTGGGCCGGGTGCGCTCCGGCTGACGATCCCCCTCGACGGTCAGGAACCCCCTCGAGCTGAATTCGGGGGCAGGGAGTACCGCACGCAAGAGGGCGCGGCCCGACTGGCCCGCGAATGGGCCGCTCGGCCCGGCGAAAGAAGGCTGGAGGCGTCGTTCGTCGATCACCGCCTGATCGTCGCGTTCGACGGCGATCTCGCGTTCGAGCCGCTCGACTTGGAGCCTCCCGAGACCACTCCTGCACCGGGTCCACTCGAAGCGTCCCCGCTGGCCTTCGGGCTCCGGGGGGGGGACGCGAGGATCGACCGATTGAAAGTCTTCCGCGACATCTACTACACCGATGGCCTCAGCCACGCCCCGGGGCGGCCCTTCGGCGTCGGGGCCCCCTATCCCCTCGGTCAAGAAGAGTATTTCGTCCTGGGTGACAACAGCCCCGTCTCCAACGACTCCCGGTTCTGGCCGACGAGCCCCGTGGTGCCGGGCTCGATGATGCTGGGGAAGCCATTCCTGGTCCACCTGCCGAGTCGAGGGGTGCCGCTTCGCGTCTTCGGCGACGAGCCTTACTGGGTTCCCGACCTCCGAGAAATCCGATACATTCGATAG
- a CDS encoding RsmE family RNA methyltransferase translates to MERVYFPEPIPDGRAVVSGPEAHHLSRVRRARPGDPVELFDGRGRSFLARIESIGNGRVEVAIEASSPARPGPSAELTLATAVPKGDRFDWLIEKATELGVRRLVPLRTGRSVVDPRSSKLDRLRRVVIEACKQCGRDRLMELAGPISWEEFLELGPDGEGLIAHPGGVSIGRLGPIRRATLAIGPEGGFTDEEAGWAIAAGWNAIGLGPTILRVETAGLAACSAILALNEGTLE, encoded by the coding sequence ATGGAACGCGTCTATTTCCCCGAACCGATCCCCGACGGCCGGGCGGTCGTCTCGGGGCCCGAGGCGCACCACCTCTCCCGGGTCCGACGGGCCAGGCCGGGCGATCCCGTGGAGTTGTTCGACGGCCGGGGGCGGTCGTTCCTGGCGCGGATCGAGTCGATCGGGAATGGAAGGGTCGAGGTCGCGATCGAGGCGTCCTCGCCCGCGAGGCCCGGGCCGAGCGCCGAGCTGACGTTGGCGACCGCCGTCCCCAAGGGGGACCGCTTCGACTGGTTGATCGAGAAGGCGACGGAGCTGGGCGTCCGACGCCTCGTGCCGCTCCGGACCGGTCGCTCGGTCGTCGACCCCAGGTCGAGCAAGCTGGACCGCCTGCGTCGGGTCGTGATCGAGGCGTGCAAGCAATGCGGGAGAGACCGGCTGATGGAGCTGGCGGGGCCGATCTCCTGGGAGGAGTTCCTGGAACTCGGCCCGGACGGGGAGGGGCTGATCGCCCACCCGGGCGGGGTCTCGATCGGTCGGCTCGGGCCGATCCGGCGGGCGACCCTGGCGATCGGGCCGGAAGGGGGCTTCACCGACGAGGAGGCCGGGTGGGCGATCGCCGCCGGGTGGAACGCGATCGGCCTCGGGCCGACGATCCTGAGGGTCGAGACGGCGGGCCTGGCGGCCTGCTCGGCGATCCTGGCATTGAACGAGGGGACACTCGAGTGA
- a CDS encoding sulfite exporter TauE/SafE family protein — translation MDRDLLFGGLALGLFAGVLGGVFGIGGGLVMVPAMILLFSFPIKTATGTSLLAQVLPVGILGVIQYYKLGHVRIGFGLSMALGLLIGIFGGAMIAGLFPAPVMKRLYGIFLISCGAYFLLAPAGVTPRPKALPVEAEAPGRPGELPPDQEVQ, via the coding sequence ATGGACCGGGACCTGCTCTTCGGCGGATTGGCGCTCGGTCTCTTCGCCGGCGTGCTCGGCGGGGTGTTCGGGATCGGCGGCGGCCTGGTGATGGTGCCCGCGATGATCCTCCTCTTCTCCTTCCCGATCAAGACGGCGACCGGGACCTCGCTGCTGGCCCAGGTCTTACCCGTGGGCATCCTGGGGGTGATCCAGTATTACAAGCTCGGGCACGTCCGGATCGGTTTCGGCCTGAGCATGGCACTCGGCCTGCTGATCGGCATCTTCGGCGGGGCGATGATCGCCGGCCTCTTCCCGGCCCCGGTGATGAAACGCCTCTACGGCATCTTCCTGATCTCCTGCGGCGCCTACTTCCTGCTCGCCCCCGCCGGGGTGACGCCCAGGCCGAAGGCATTGCCGGTGGAGGCCGAGGCGCCGGGGCGGCCCGGGGAATTGCCGCCCGATCAGGAGGTCCAGTGA
- a CDS encoding VOC family protein — translation MNAKVTSVFLYVSDIVRSRDFYHEVVGAGVVQELAEYEGGPIALVVLRFGSFTIMLHPQDAHDEEFRDQRLGLGIHLQIQVEDVDRFYQHCIEQGAIIGVSGEPVDQSWGWREFALRDPDGYVWSVYQDKSDGHWTS, via the coding sequence ATGAACGCGAAGGTCACGAGCGTCTTCCTTTACGTCAGCGACATCGTGCGATCGCGCGACTTCTACCATGAGGTCGTCGGCGCGGGGGTCGTCCAGGAACTGGCCGAGTACGAGGGGGGGCCGATCGCCCTGGTCGTGCTCCGGTTCGGCTCCTTCACGATCATGCTCCACCCGCAGGACGCCCACGACGAGGAGTTCCGGGACCAGCGCCTCGGCCTGGGGATCCATCTCCAGATCCAGGTCGAGGACGTCGACCGCTTCTACCAGCATTGCATCGAGCAGGGTGCGATCATCGGCGTCTCCGGGGAGCCGGTCGACCAGTCCTGGGGCTGGCGAGAGTTCGCCCTGCGGGACCCGGACGGTTACGTCTGGTCGGTCTACCAGGACAAGTCCGACGGTCACTGGACCTCCTGA
- a CDS encoding alpha/beta hydrolase family protein, whose protein sequence is MIASIALATVLGTIERGTVTFSPSPAEATVPDGFRLGADTFAFELRPIRKTASYSVSTLTFPSPVVSPDPSNNVVHAEYFRPDRPGERPGAIVLHILGADFALSRYMAARLADRGVAVLFVKLPYYGERRPVGMEARLLSSDIERSVLAMRQGVCDVRRASTWLAAREEVDAGRIGVTGISLGGLVSALAAEADPGLDRVAILLAGGGLADILWNLPESEARESRNAWIESGRSREDLEALTRPFDPLTYADRLRSKRVLMIAGRSDEIIPPEAASRLWEAAGRPPIRWYDCGHYSAAGYLLPAVREVVDFFETRP, encoded by the coding sequence ATGATCGCCTCGATCGCCCTCGCCACCGTCCTCGGCACCATCGAGCGCGGGACCGTGACGTTCTCGCCCTCCCCGGCGGAAGCGACGGTCCCCGATGGGTTCCGGCTCGGGGCGGACACCTTCGCCTTCGAGCTTCGGCCGATCCGGAAGACGGCGAGCTACTCGGTCTCGACCCTGACCTTCCCCTCCCCGGTCGTCTCGCCGGACCCTTCGAACAACGTGGTCCACGCGGAATATTTCCGGCCCGATCGGCCGGGGGAGCGGCCCGGGGCGATCGTCCTGCACATCCTCGGGGCCGATTTCGCCCTCTCCCGATACATGGCCGCCAGGCTGGCCGATCGGGGCGTCGCCGTCCTGTTCGTCAAGCTCCCCTACTACGGGGAACGTCGCCCGGTCGGGATGGAGGCCCGGTTGCTGTCCTCGGACATCGAACGCTCGGTGCTGGCGATGCGGCAGGGGGTCTGCGACGTCCGACGAGCCTCGACCTGGCTCGCGGCCCGGGAAGAGGTGGACGCCGGCCGGATCGGCGTGACCGGGATCAGCCTGGGGGGCCTGGTCTCCGCCCTGGCGGCGGAGGCCGACCCGGGGCTCGACCGGGTGGCGATCCTCCTGGCCGGGGGCGGCCTGGCCGACATCCTCTGGAACCTGCCGGAGTCCGAGGCCCGGGAGTCCCGGAACGCCTGGATCGAGTCGGGACGGAGCCGGGAGGACCTGGAGGCATTGACCCGGCCGTTCGACCCGCTCACGTACGCCGACCGGCTCCGATCGAAGCGGGTCCTCATGATCGCCGGCCGGTCGGACGAGATCATCCCCCCCGAGGCGGCCTCCCGACTCTGGGAGGCCGCCGGCCGGCCGCCGATCCGGTGGTACGACTGCGGCCATTACTCCGCCGCCGGCTACCTGTTGCCCGCCGTCCGGGAGGTCGTCGACTTCTTCGAGACTCGACCCTGA
- the lptB gene encoding LPS export ABC transporter ATP-binding protein — MALLEVRDLQKWYGKRQVVCGVDFEVEQGQVVGLLGPNGAGKTTSFRMTIGLIAADGGAITFGGRDITHLPMFRRARAGLGYLPQETSVFRQLTVENNLMAILETRSDLSRRERRQRRDQLLDQFGLDHIRKTKAQFISGGEKRRLEIARCLITEPSLIMLDEPFAGIDPKTVKEIQVSIRELAERFNIGILLTDHEFRETLEVTDRNYLIYQGRVVAEGNRVEFLENPDVRRYYLGDRADVGHLLDRPPHTPPPRAVPQPHRPQSQSQEPTAIQPPPRVAPAPPVPPAPPVPLHEGSYPEVDYDPLLDAFGPVILDPSFGQGEAEEEDDYGMGSGQGPSSR, encoded by the coding sequence ATGGCCCTGCTGGAAGTCCGCGACCTGCAGAAGTGGTACGGCAAGCGCCAGGTCGTCTGCGGCGTCGACTTCGAGGTCGAGCAGGGCCAGGTCGTCGGGCTGCTGGGCCCCAACGGGGCCGGCAAGACGACCAGCTTCCGCATGACGATCGGCCTCATCGCCGCCGACGGCGGCGCGATCACCTTCGGCGGGCGGGACATCACCCACTTGCCGATGTTCCGCCGCGCCCGGGCCGGCCTCGGCTACCTGCCCCAGGAGACCAGCGTCTTCCGGCAACTGACGGTCGAGAATAACCTGATGGCGATCCTGGAGACCCGTTCGGACCTCTCCCGCCGAGAACGACGCCAGCGTCGCGATCAATTGCTCGACCAGTTCGGCCTCGATCACATCCGCAAGACCAAGGCCCAGTTCATCTCCGGCGGCGAGAAGCGGCGGCTGGAGATCGCCCGATGCCTGATCACCGAGCCGAGCCTGATCATGCTCGACGAACCGTTCGCGGGCATCGACCCGAAGACGGTCAAGGAGATCCAGGTCTCGATACGTGAGTTGGCCGAGCGGTTCAATATCGGCATCCTGTTGACGGACCACGAGTTCCGAGAGACGCTCGAAGTCACCGACCGCAACTACCTGATCTACCAGGGTCGAGTGGTGGCCGAGGGGAACCGGGTCGAATTCCTGGAGAACCCCGACGTCCGACGCTACTATCTCGGCGATCGGGCCGACGTCGGCCACCTGCTCGACCGCCCGCCGCACACGCCTCCCCCCCGGGCGGTCCCGCAACCGCACCGACCCCAGTCGCAGTCGCAAGAGCCGACGGCCATCCAGCCCCCTCCCCGGGTCGCCCCCGCGCCGCCCGTCCCGCCGGCTCCCCCGGTGCCGCTGCACGAAGGGAGCTATCCCGAGGTCGACTACGACCCCCTCCTCGATGCCTTCGGACCCGTCATCCTCGACCCGTCGTTCGGGCAAGGCGAGGCCGAGGAGGAGGACGATTACGGGATGGGATCGGGTCAGGGCCCCTCGTCTAGATGA
- the lepB gene encoding signal peptidase I, with amino-acid sequence MTRTAARRKASSPPAPRPEATRPAESHRETIESIVVAFILALVIRGFSAEAFVIPTGSMAPTLMGRHKEVDCPQCGITFTVNAADEPRTGRPVTFGTCFNCRSRTQVDDLPSFNGDRILVMKFPYKLPFLPFADRPERWDVVVFHYPEAPEQNYIKRLIGLPGEELMIRGGDLYSRPLGGDEPFRILRKPLRHLRAMLMPVYDDRHRATALTSMPSWRRWDALDSGDWEESADEPGTFASSVKDGERLSWLRYRHLVPDQEQWRSIQRGQEPEGGPAPSLVEDFLSYNSNQGKTELGSPPIIEPHWVGDLAVEFDLEVESGRGRVVVELIEAGVPMRCTIDLAEGQATLTRDGVILGTPQACGIDGPGRYRVGLANVDDRLTLWVDGRTPFGEGVSYEVDHEEPQQPELADLSPIGIGASLARVRVSDLVVRRDIYYTLSPNASDLEGFGTLRSWDEYRWLVRAMSDPSRFPELARLDEPRTFEIRPGRYMMMGDNSPRSKDSRAWDRFDLEGIYDDDAGRRWRIGPWSEFDRAPHEVPEELIVGKAFFVYWPHGKPFGPDIRLSRDFRIPFRPYLERMQWIR; translated from the coding sequence ATGACCCGGACCGCCGCCCGACGCAAGGCGTCCTCCCCTCCCGCCCCGCGCCCCGAGGCGACCCGTCCGGCCGAGTCCCACCGAGAAACGATCGAGTCGATCGTCGTCGCCTTCATCCTCGCGCTGGTCATCCGGGGGTTCTCGGCCGAGGCATTCGTGATCCCGACCGGATCGATGGCCCCGACCCTGATGGGCCGTCACAAGGAGGTGGACTGCCCGCAATGCGGGATCACCTTCACCGTCAACGCCGCCGACGAGCCCCGGACCGGTCGACCGGTCACCTTCGGCACCTGCTTCAACTGCCGGAGCCGGACGCAGGTCGACGACCTGCCCAGCTTCAATGGCGACCGCATCCTCGTGATGAAGTTCCCCTACAAGTTGCCGTTCCTGCCCTTCGCGGACCGGCCCGAGCGCTGGGACGTGGTCGTCTTCCATTATCCCGAGGCCCCGGAGCAGAATTACATCAAGCGGCTGATCGGCCTGCCCGGCGAGGAGCTGATGATCCGGGGGGGCGACCTCTACTCCCGCCCCCTGGGCGGCGACGAGCCGTTCCGGATCCTCCGCAAGCCCCTGCGGCATCTCCGCGCGATGCTGATGCCGGTCTACGACGACCGCCACCGGGCGACGGCACTTACCTCGATGCCCTCCTGGCGACGCTGGGATGCGCTCGATTCGGGGGACTGGGAGGAGTCGGCGGACGAACCCGGCACCTTCGCGTCGTCGGTCAAGGACGGGGAACGGCTTTCCTGGCTCCGCTACCGACATCTCGTGCCTGACCAGGAGCAATGGCGTTCGATCCAGCGCGGTCAGGAGCCCGAGGGCGGGCCGGCCCCTTCATTGGTCGAGGACTTCCTCTCGTACAACTCCAATCAGGGGAAGACTGAGCTGGGTTCCCCGCCGATCATCGAGCCGCACTGGGTCGGCGACCTGGCGGTCGAGTTCGACCTCGAGGTCGAGTCTGGCCGGGGTCGGGTAGTGGTCGAGCTGATCGAGGCGGGCGTCCCGATGCGCTGCACGATCGACCTGGCCGAGGGGCAGGCGACCCTGACCCGGGATGGGGTGATCCTCGGCACGCCCCAGGCGTGCGGGATCGACGGCCCCGGGCGCTACCGGGTCGGCCTCGCCAACGTAGATGACCGACTCACGCTCTGGGTCGACGGCCGGACCCCGTTCGGCGAGGGAGTCTCCTACGAGGTCGACCACGAGGAACCCCAGCAACCGGAACTGGCCGACCTGTCGCCGATCGGCATCGGCGCGTCCCTGGCCCGGGTCCGGGTAAGCGACCTTGTGGTCCGACGCGACATTTACTATACGTTAAGTCCGAACGCCTCGGACCTGGAGGGCTTCGGGACCCTGCGGAGCTGGGACGAGTACCGGTGGCTGGTCCGGGCGATGTCGGACCCGAGTCGTTTCCCCGAACTCGCCCGTCTCGACGAGCCCCGGACCTTCGAGATCCGACCCGGTCGGTACATGATGATGGGGGACAACAGTCCCAGGAGCAAGGACAGTCGCGCCTGGGACCGGTTCGACCTGGAAGGGATCTATGACGACGATGCCGGCCGTCGCTGGAGGATCGGCCCCTGGTCGGAGTTCGACCGGGCCCCCCACGAGGTGCCCGAGGAGCTGATCGTCGGCAAGGCCTTCTTCGTTTACTGGCCCCACGGCAAGCCCTTCGGACCGGATATCCGCCTCTCCCGGGACTTCCGCATCCCGTTCCGGCCTTATCTCGAGCGGATGCAGTGGATCCGATGA
- a CDS encoding DUF6677 family protein, which translates to MDRSTTVTDTPLKNRSLAALLAATWPGLGHLYQGRYRKGLLYLICIFGLYAVGFALGDGANVYWSWTNPLRDPEHFRLYYLGQFWVGLPAWPAVLQATLVHFGHQPLFNGFMAAPLLDPSMDENVRRVMEGVVRRAFSLHQKYGGLKEIGDIYTTIAGLLNVLAIYDAFEGPAHRDETTADEPDHESSGTKAEGATA; encoded by the coding sequence ATGGACCGATCGACGACCGTCACGGATACCCCCCTGAAGAATCGCTCCCTCGCGGCCCTGCTCGCCGCGACGTGGCCCGGCTTGGGCCACCTGTACCAGGGGCGTTACCGCAAGGGCTTGCTCTACCTGATCTGCATCTTCGGGCTCTACGCCGTCGGCTTCGCCCTGGGTGACGGCGCGAACGTCTACTGGAGCTGGACGAATCCGCTCCGGGACCCGGAACATTTCCGCCTGTACTACCTCGGGCAGTTCTGGGTCGGACTGCCCGCCTGGCCCGCCGTGCTCCAGGCGACGCTCGTCCATTTCGGCCATCAGCCGCTGTTCAACGGGTTCATGGCGGCCCCGCTGTTGGATCCGTCGATGGACGAGAATGTCCGGCGGGTGATGGAAGGGGTCGTCCGCCGCGCCTTCTCTCTGCACCAGAAGTATGGCGGACTCAAGGAGATCGGCGACATCTACACGACGATCGCCGGCTTGCTGAACGTCCTGGCCATCTACGACGCCTTCGAGGGGCCCGCCCACCGGGACGAGACGACCGCCGACGAGCCCGACCACGAGTCGTCCGGGACCAAGGCCGAGGGGGCGACCGCCTGA
- the lepA gene encoding translation elongation factor 4, protein MAHDPKFIRNFSIVAHIDHGKSTLADQLLLQSGAISQREFREQLLDDMDLERERGITIKARAVSLHYTLDGQKYELNLIDTPGHVDFHYEVSRSLAACEGAILLVDASQGVQAQTVANAYLAIAGDLTLVAALNKIDMQAARPDEVKEEVFNTLGLDPDEILAVSGKTGVGVPELFRTLIDRIPAPSGDQKAPLRALIFDSKYNDYQGVVVYVRVVDGTIRVGQKIKLMAMGQEYEVIGLGQFRPREVACDELGVGQVGFVVANIKQLVDVRVGDTITAAHRGAEKALAGYKEPSQVVYCGLFPATHNQFEDLRTALQKLALNDSSFTFEPETSDALGFGFRCGFLGMLHMEIVQQRLERESDLSLVQTAPNVTYEIVTRKGETLYVSNPTRIPEPGEIEEFREPYARVNFLIPADNIGVIMTLCEERRGDYIKTDYITPTRVIVTYELPLAEMIYDLYDKLKSATRGFGTMDYELLGFRPNTLVRLDVLVAGDRVDALSVVVHRDFADRRGRKLVKKLKEEIDRHQFEVAIQAAIGSKVIARETISALRKNVTAKCYGGDITRKRKLLEKQKEGKKRMKQVGNVEISQEAFLSVLEAGEA, encoded by the coding sequence ATGGCCCACGATCCCAAGTTCATCCGCAACTTCTCGATCGTCGCCCACATCGACCACGGCAAGAGCACGCTGGCCGACCAGCTGTTGTTGCAGTCCGGCGCCATCTCCCAGCGAGAGTTCCGAGAACAACTCCTCGACGACATGGACCTCGAACGCGAGCGGGGGATCACGATCAAGGCCCGGGCCGTCAGCCTGCATTACACGCTCGACGGCCAGAAGTACGAGCTGAACCTGATCGACACCCCCGGCCACGTCGACTTCCACTACGAGGTCTCCCGTAGCCTCGCCGCCTGCGAGGGCGCGATCCTGCTGGTCGACGCCTCGCAGGGGGTCCAGGCGCAGACCGTCGCCAACGCCTACCTCGCCATCGCCGGGGACCTGACCCTGGTGGCGGCGCTGAACAAGATCGACATGCAGGCCGCCCGGCCGGACGAGGTGAAGGAGGAGGTCTTCAACACCCTGGGCCTCGATCCCGACGAGATCCTCGCCGTCAGCGGCAAGACAGGCGTCGGCGTCCCCGAGCTGTTCCGGACGCTCATCGATCGCATCCCGGCCCCTTCGGGGGACCAGAAAGCCCCACTCCGGGCGCTGATCTTCGACTCGAAGTACAACGACTACCAGGGGGTGGTCGTCTACGTCCGGGTGGTCGACGGGACGATCCGGGTCGGCCAGAAGATCAAGCTGATGGCGATGGGCCAGGAATACGAGGTCATCGGCCTCGGCCAATTCCGCCCCAGGGAGGTGGCCTGCGACGAGCTGGGGGTCGGCCAGGTCGGCTTCGTCGTCGCCAACATCAAGCAGCTCGTCGACGTCCGGGTCGGTGACACGATCACCGCGGCCCACCGGGGTGCCGAGAAGGCCCTCGCCGGCTACAAGGAGCCCAGCCAGGTCGTATATTGCGGCCTGTTCCCGGCGACGCACAACCAGTTCGAGGACCTGCGGACCGCGCTCCAGAAGCTCGCCCTGAACGATTCCAGCTTCACCTTCGAGCCGGAGACCTCCGACGCCCTCGGCTTCGGCTTCCGGTGCGGCTTCCTCGGCATGCTGCACATGGAGATCGTCCAGCAGCGGCTGGAGCGGGAAAGCGACCTGTCGCTGGTGCAGACCGCGCCGAACGTCACCTACGAGATCGTCACCCGGAAGGGGGAGACGCTCTACGTCTCCAACCCGACCCGGATCCCGGAGCCCGGCGAGATCGAAGAGTTCCGGGAGCCCTACGCCCGGGTCAATTTCCTCATCCCGGCGGACAACATCGGCGTGATCATGACCCTCTGCGAGGAACGCCGGGGGGATTACATCAAGACCGACTACATCACGCCGACCCGGGTCATCGTGACGTACGAGCTGCCGCTGGCCGAGATGATCTACGACCTGTACGACAAGCTCAAGTCCGCCACCCGAGGCTTCGGGACGATGGACTACGAACTGCTCGGCTTCCGGCCGAATACCCTCGTCCGGCTCGACGTGCTGGTGGCCGGGGACCGGGTGGACGCCCTGTCGGTGGTCGTCCACCGGGACTTCGCCGACCGTCGGGGCCGCAAGCTCGTCAAGAAGCTGAAGGAGGAGATCGACCGTCACCAGTTCGAGGTGGCGATCCAGGCCGCGATCGGTTCCAAGGTGATCGCCCGGGAGACGATCTCGGCACTCCGGAAGAACGTCACCGCCAAGTGCTACGGCGGCGACATCACCCGGAAGCGGAAGCTCCTGGAGAAGCAAAAGGAGGGCAAGAAGCGGATGAAGCAGGTCGGCAACGTCGAGATTTCCCAGGAGGCCTTCCTCTCGGTGCTCGAAGCCGGTGAGGCCTGA